The following coding sequences are from one Venturia canescens isolate UGA chromosome 5, ASM1945775v1, whole genome shotgun sequence window:
- the LOC122410397 gene encoding ras-related protein Rab-24-like isoform X1, whose amino-acid sequence MPPTPDLKVVLLGDSGVGKTCLSDRFAKDTFTSYKTLMATIGSAYVSKEVRVGNKKIILGVWDTAGNERYDAMTRLYYRGANAAVICYDVTEPKTLKKVKYWINELRSVEESCSIYVCALKKDLLDSESDMVKHLENVENYARGVPAKFYITSSKTGENVAELFQDIATTCVPTVKNPHTQKSGDQFITLSSDNKKSMCCYN is encoded by the exons ATGCCGCCTACACCCGATTTGAAAGTTGTTTTATTGGGTGACAGTGGCGTGGGAAAAACATGCTTATCAGATCGATTTGCGAAGGACACTTTTACATCGTACAAAACATTAATGGcg ACAATTGGCTCAGCGTATGTGTCAAAAGAAGTTCGAGTaggcaacaaaaaaattatactcggTGTATGGGATACAGCAGGCAATGAAAG gtACGATGCAATGACAAGATTATATTATAGAGGAGCAAACGCAGCTGTAATTTGCTATGACGTAACAGAaccaaaaactttgaaaaaagtcaAGTATTGGATCAATGAATTGAGGAGTGTAGAAGAAAGCTGTAGTATTTACGTTTGTGCTttgaaaaaagacttattGGATTCTGAGAGCGATATGGTGAAACATCTTGAAAATGTGGAGAATTATGCCAGAGGAGTGCCAGCAAAATTTTATATAACTTCTAGTAAAACCGGAGAAAATGTTG CGGAATTATTTCAGGACATTGCAACAACATGTGTTCCAACAGTGAAAAACCCGCATACACAAAAATCGGGTGACCAATTTATTACATTGTCATCGGACAACAAAAAATCCATGTGTTGTTATAACTAG
- the LOC122410397 gene encoding ras-related protein Rab-24-like isoform X2: MTIGSAYVSKEVRVGNKKIILGVWDTAGNERYDAMTRLYYRGANAAVICYDVTEPKTLKKVKYWINELRSVEESCSIYVCALKKDLLDSESDMVKHLENVENYARGVPAKFYITSSKTGENVAELFQDIATTCVPTVKNPHTQKSGDQFITLSSDNKKSMCCYN; this comes from the exons ATG ACAATTGGCTCAGCGTATGTGTCAAAAGAAGTTCGAGTaggcaacaaaaaaattatactcggTGTATGGGATACAGCAGGCAATGAAAG gtACGATGCAATGACAAGATTATATTATAGAGGAGCAAACGCAGCTGTAATTTGCTATGACGTAACAGAaccaaaaactttgaaaaaagtcaAGTATTGGATCAATGAATTGAGGAGTGTAGAAGAAAGCTGTAGTATTTACGTTTGTGCTttgaaaaaagacttattGGATTCTGAGAGCGATATGGTGAAACATCTTGAAAATGTGGAGAATTATGCCAGAGGAGTGCCAGCAAAATTTTATATAACTTCTAGTAAAACCGGAGAAAATGTTG CGGAATTATTTCAGGACATTGCAACAACATGTGTTCCAACAGTGAAAAACCCGCATACACAAAAATCGGGTGACCAATTTATTACATTGTCATCGGACAACAAAAAATCCATGTGTTGTTATAACTAG